A segment of the Pedobacter faecalis genome:
TAAGCTCAACTTCGGGTGCGCAGCCATTCAAAGATTCCTGCCTGTAGTTCCAGTGCCCTCGGCTATTCCAATCATCAATATAATTTTCAAATTCTTTGGCCTTTTCATAAGGCCCATGTCCCTCTATATCTTCAAAATCCTTGAAGCTTGCATTACGATAATCAATCGTGCTCATCATTATTATTTATTTACGTTAATAAGTTAGTGATGCAAATATTGATCGTAATTTGAGTTTTCGTTTTTCATTAAGGGACATATTTTTAATTTATTAATTACACATTAAATAAGCATCACCAGCGACCTAATAGCTCATGCCGATCCAAAAGGAATGACTACGTATAACCGAATGCGATACTCGCCCTGCTCATCGTTATCAGCGTTCGGAGAAAGCAGATCCGCGTAAGCATAGCGACTGATCAAAATGCCCTACATCGGTCTGCTAAATCGCTTACTTAGTCAATCATGAGTTGAAGGATAATAGCATATTGTCCGGATCAATGCTTTATCTTTCAAAGCGACAAGCATATCCCTCCTTCAATTAATTGCAATGTTCTTGTAAGAGTTCGACCTGCTGCCAAGAAAATCTGGTACACGGTCTTAGTAGCTTTTTCGCCAAACCACTTACAAAGCATCTTTTTGCCTTCGCCCCTTGACATCCTGAATAATGTAATCGGTTTTGGCTGCTGTGCAAAACAAAAGCAATATTATAATTACAGATGACTGTAAAATTATATTGTTATTTTCTTGATTTTGAATATATTATTCCACTTCAGGCCAAGTCTTAGCGCCCGCCTTCATTCTTTCATAATTCATCTTAATATCTTCAGCATCGGGATTACCCGCAACTGCTTTCTCTTGCCATAACAATGCCTCTGATGTTCGACCTAATTTATAAAGTAAGTTGGCAAATGTATCTGTAGCAGCAGCCTTATCTATTGGATCATGCTCAGTGTCTATGCCCTTCTTTGCCCAGATCAAGGCCTTTTCTAAAGCATACTTTTCCTTGGCACTATTGAAAATCTCCCATGCCCAAGCGTTATATCTACCCTTATTATATGCTTCATCATACATAGTAGCGGCATCTATTAGATTTCTCAAAACAATCAGCTGCCCAGGCGCTAACCGCCTTAGATAGTAATCTACACACATTGACCGAATTACTTCACAATCAAGAGGTTTACTACTGGTTATCAGTTTTTCAATTTCTTCCCAATTTGGAGAATCTCCTAAATACGTAATGATAAGGTCCTTAAAAAGGATATTTTGGAATTTGTGGCTTATCGCCGCGAACTGAGTACTACCCAGATTCTTAGAAAGCCATTTTCTTATTATCAAGAAACCAGGGTCACTTATGCTATTGGTGAATTGCTCTATGAAGTTTATTTTACTTTCATATTCCGAACTATCAAGACTGTTTATGTAATGATTAGCAATGTTTCTTGCATTAACGGTATCCTTTTGACTTTTTGCCATAAGGCAGAGATTGCGCAAAAAGCTCATATCTCTTTTGCCCTTATTGTATTCATCAAGCCGGACGTTGTAGTCCGTATTTGTCGGAATAGCAACTATCGCGGAAAAACCTTTCGTAGCACCCTTAAAATTTTTGGTAATCGGCCAAAGCGTAGAGTGGATTTCTCTGATTTTATCTATTGGTAACTTGATTACCTCACGATCATAAGTTATAAGTCCATTTTGTTCCGTTTCCACGTCAAACGGCTGAGTGTAGATACTAGCTGTCAAACCCTGTGCTTCAAATTTTCTCAATGAATCAACCATGTTAGCATATTGTTTCTGCAAAATAGCAGGTGTTACAACCCCATCATACCCCCAGCCTGCTTTCAAGTCATCCCATAGATGCCCTTCTATAGGCACACCGATACCACCAAATTCTCCGAGGACTGCTGCTTTACCTTTTTCAAACTTAATGTGACCAGGGTTTGGATAAGCATGCACATCAGTCATGTCGGCCCCAACCCACGCATTTGGACTAGGGCTTTTCAGTTTGTCATTTACATAGAGCATTTCACCACTATGACCATTCACAAGTCTTGTAGGATCAAGGATCTTCAACTCCTTTGTTAGTCGCTCCTGATCATACTGGCCCCACTTTTCATTGAACAATACCCAAGTGATTATGCTGGGATGGTTATAAAGCTGAGCAACGTTTTTTCTAACTTCCTTCTCAAATTGAGCTTTCTGCCCCGCAGTTATGAACCCCGGGTTTACCATATCCTGCCACACTAACATTCCAAGTTTATCTGCATGGTAATACCATCTCGCAGGTTCTACTTTGATATGCTTCCTAATAGTATTGAAACCCATAGCTTTATTGGCCATAATATCAAACGCAAGAGCTTCATCAGTTGGTGCCGTATACAATCCGTCCGGCCAAAAGCCCTGATCAAGTGTCCCTAGGTTATATGTATATTTACCATTAAGATAAATTCGGTCAATTCCCTTTGGATCCTTTTTAATTTCCACTTTTCGCATTCCGAAGTAGGATTTAACTTTATCTTCGCCCAAAGTTATTTCTAACTCATACAGAAAAGGATCATCCGGACTCCATAACTTCGCATTTTTTATAGGAATCTCAATCATCTTGTTAGCATCGTTCCGAGGCATTAAAGCAACCTCCTTCGTAGTGTCAAAAACTCTTATGCTCACATTCTCTGAACTATTAGAATTCACCACGATATTCAATACGCCCCTTTCGACATCCGGGGTTATCTTCAAACTTTCAACATATTTATCCGGAACAGTTTCTAACCATACAGTTTGCCAAATCCCGCTGCTTGAAGTATACATTATTCCCTGAGGTTTTAATGCTTGTTTACCATGCGGGTTGCTGGGACCCTGATCACTGGGATCCCAAACTTTTATTACTAGCTCATTATCATCTGACGTCAATGCGCTCGTCACATCAAATGAGAAGCTCTGGTATCCCCCAACATGCTTACCAATTTCCTTCCCATTTAAATATATCGTTGCTTCAAAATCCACTGCTCCAAAATTGAGCATCACTCTCTCTTTTGGCTTTAATTTCGGTTTGGAAATGTTTCGCTTATACCAGAGCGCCTCGTCCGGTTTGAGGAATCTTTGCACACCTGAAAGAGAAGATTCAATAGGATATGGGACTAGTATCTTATTTACATATTTCATTGGCTTTTCAGCATTTTTTGCTGTAATTGCGTATTCCCATATCCCATTTAGGTTTTGCCATCGCTTCCGCACTAATTGCGGACGAGGATATTCAGGCAACGGGCTTTCTGCATTTACCTGTTTCGTCCAGCGAGTTGGTATCGAGATCGTCATTGGTTTCCAATTTTGCGCTTGACTGTCAGATTGAATGCAAAAAGGCATAGCTAACGCTAGAAGCGCTTTTGTAAGTACTTTCATTTTGCGATTTTGTAAAATTATAGTGAGTATTCTGTTTATTAATTCAGGTAAACAACTATTGAGATACCAAACTTATTGGCTTATATTTTGAGGGTAGGTCTTGCGTCATCCACCCAGGTGCTTCCGAGCCTTTCAGATAATGGTCAAAAAACTGTTGCTGGCGTATAGTAAAATCCAGATTATTTTTTTCTGAAGTTAGAATATGCCCTTCACCTTCATATTCAAGCAGCCAAACAGGTTTCATAAGACGTCTTAAAGCGGTAAACATTTCTATTGCCTGAGGAAACGGCACATTATCGTCACCTTTGTTATGCATTAATAGCAAAGGAGTAACAATTCGATTAGCCTGTAATACTGGTGAATTAGCCATATACATACTTTGCCAATCCCACAAGCTAGCCCCAAAATTTGCCTGGCCTCTTTCATTGTAAGTATTTTGAGCACTTAGCCCAAAAGCCAAGCTTCCAAAATGACTTATCACATCACTAACTCCCGCAGATGCTTGGGCAGCCTTAAATATATCAGAATTAGCAACAATTAAATTTGTTTCATAACCACCAAAGCTATGGCCTTGAAGGCCCATGTTATTGATGTCAAACCATTTATTGGTTTTCAAATAGTCTACTGCACCTAAAACACTACGAAGCGTTCCCAGTTTAATATCACCTAATCTTTCATTTAGTATATCAGGTACTACTACAATATATCCGTTACTAACATACCACGGAATCTGTAGATCCCCTTCACTTAAAAGTGGAGGTTTGAACAAATTCAATTCCTGATGCCTTGTTTGATAGTAATGGAAAATTATCGGATACGTTTTATCCGGATCAAAAACTTCTGGTTTATAAACTATCGCCTTATTCGTTTCCCCATTATTCATAGTGTAAGTGATGAGTTCAGAAGACAACCAATTATATTTTTGCTCTGGACAAATACTGGTTATTATTCGTGGGATGCCTAGGCCTTTGGAAATTAGGAGATTTGGACTAGTACTAGCGCTTTGTTTGGTAAAAATATAAATATCCCTCTTTCTCGCTTTCAGAACTGGAAAATTAACAATATCCTCAGCATAAAGATTATTATCACAAAAGTGTATTTCCGGATCTTTTCGTTTACTCAATTGTGTCGTGGACAGACCATTGTACATGTTTTTTAAATTAGTACAACTCATCACGATTTCACTTCCGTCGACATAGGTAACACTATTAGTACCAAAGTTTGCAAGTAAGAATTTCAACCCCACCTTCCTACCATATCCATTAGTTAAATTAATAGGTTCACTTTTGCCTTCAGGGTCAATCTGCCATATGTCAAATTTGTCGTATATTAAAAAATATTTATCGTTCTTAGTCCAAAAAATGCGATCATAAAAGCGATAGCGTTTGGAAATACCAACAACCTGACAGACATCGGAGTTCAAGTCAATATTCTTTGTTGTATTGGCCAGTTTATCACGTGCTATATCATAAGTGTAAAAATCTCTTCTGGTCGTATCAGTTCCTATCACGAATTTCCCAGTCGGAGAGATTTCCCAAACAGCTGATCTCAACTCAGGTACGTTTGGAACAAACTCTTTCAATATTCCTGTTCTATAATTATATAATTTGTATACAGGTGTTTTTCGCACATCATAATATGCCTCAGTCCAATTTGTCGCTTTCCTCAGTAAAACACAATCATCCCCTATCACCCCCCGCTGCTCAAAGCCGTCCTCATTTACTATTTGCAATTGTTTGCCACCATGTGTTGAAATTGCGGCAACGAATTTATCGTCAAATTTTTCATATTTTGGTTGGCTATATTTTATAAACTCATATTTATAACTCCAGATATTAACCGAGCTGGTTGTTATATCAGAGTCTGCTGAAATAATTTGCCGATAATAAGCAGGTTTAGACTCTGCAGCAACTGTAAAAAACAGGTAACTTCCGTCAGGTGAGAATTGAAACTCATTATCAATGAACTTATACTTTCCATCTAAAGAAGGATCTTTTTCATCGCATAACATTTTTGCTGAAGGCAAACCTCGATCGTAAAAGAAGATGGCTTTCACACCCGTGTGTTCACCAACAAATGCTACTCCTGCAGTTCGTGGGTCGGGCTTTACTGCGGAAAGCTTTCCCGTATAAACCACTCTACGGAATCCAGTCTTTAAATCATAATGGATTAACGAATCCTTATATTGGAGAAATATTGTACTATTTCTTGAAATCCAAAACGCATTTGCCTTACAAATGTATTTTTCAACTCGATCAGTACTTACCAATATTATACTGTCGTTTTTATTTTGGATAAGAATAAGGTTATCGTCTGTTAGCGCCGAATTCTTAACATTTTTAAATATTCGAATACGCCCATCGAGTATACCGTAAGTTCCAATTTTATCAATACCAACTTTAAACGCGACATCGTTTCCGGACCCAAGAAATGATTCTGGGTAAAAAGGCATAGCATTAGGGATAGTTTTCAGTATTCGACCGTTATTATCGACGATATTGAAAATCGATCCTGACTTATCATTTGTTATATAATTCCAGATATATTTACCGTTATCTGATATGCCATACCCCGCTAACTTCTGCCAGTCGTGATGACTATTATTATCCAATTTACGTTTCTGCCCGAGTGATACCTGAATCGACAGACAAAACAAAACAATAAAATAAATTTTCATTTGTATTAAATTTGTTCTTTATAACCAGGATTTTGATGACCTCTTAGAGACGGGTTATATAGGAATTCATAATACGGTATTGGAGCAAGGGCTTTATAACCTGCCCATGTACCACCTTTTACGGGAGCAACTTCCGTCATAACACTGTCTATGATCCCCGTACGTTTTAAATCAAGCCAACGGTGTCCCCATTCGCAAAATAATTCGACTTGACGTTCATGATAAATTGCATCTAAAATTTGCTTTTGAGTGGATCCGGAAAAATTCGATAATCCAGCGCGGTTTCTAATCATATTTAAGTCACTTTCAGCACTGTTGATTCCGAAAAGATTGTTATTATGAGCCCTTGCCTCTGCTCGTATCAAATATTGTTCACTCAGGCGCAAAACCATCAAATATTCTGATTGTTCTTGTGTTGAGTTTCCCCTACCAACTTTATACTTGTAAGGCACTTGATAAGTCGTACCTAAATTTGTACGATTAGTAATCCATTGAGATTTCCTTTGATCTCCACTTTCAAATGAACTCATCAAAAAAGAGCTTGCTGCAGCTAGAAATCTCGTCGATGTAAGATAGAGTAAGGCATCTGACGTGTTTGTACCATTGTTATTTAATAAGTTTGGTTGCAGCTGCCAGATGGCCTCTCTGCTATTTTTAAGAAATACATCATTCAGTGGAGTAAGTTCATATAATCCACTATTCTCTAATACCTTTGTGGCCGCCACTTCTGCCCTGTTCCAATCCTCGCTATATAAATAAATCCTTGCTAATAGCGCTTGGACTGCTCCTCTGTTAGGTCGAATTCTTTCAGGAATACTACTTATTCGCAATCTAGCATCAAGATACTGATCCTTCAGTAGCTCGTCAGCGCTATTCAAATCATTTATAATTTGTTTGTAGACAATCTTTTTGTCCGTTCTGGGAATGTTGGAGTTAATCTTATAGTTAGTTGTAAGCACGAGAGGCACATCGCCATAAAAGTTAACAAGATAGAAATATGCAAAACTCCTAGCGAATTTCGCTTCACCCAATAGTATATTTCTAGTTTCAGAATTTAAAGATTCAGTATTTTCCAACCCTTCAATAATAGAATTCACAGGAAAGATAAAATCTTTATAAACCGTACTCCAAATATCGAATGGCATAGTATTGAGGTCATTCCGATAAAGAAACAGGTCTGAGAAACTGATTAATTCATCCGCTAAATATCCTGACTGGACTGATAGAGATGAATTTACTGATGGGCTACCACCACCCAATCTTGGATTTGTTGTAATAGTGGCGTAAAGACCCGTCATAGTTGAGATCGCCAGGCTTTCATTTTCAAATACCAGAGCTTTAGATGAGCTATCAATCGGCGGGTCGATCTCAATAAATTTTTTGCATCCCATAACGGTAGCAAAAAAGCCAACCATCAGGAATAATTTGATATGAAGTAAATGATTCTTTTTCATGATTTTATAAGCCTAATGAAAGTCCAAAAGATAAAGTCCTCAAGGGAGGCAAACTAGCAACATCCTGAGTCTCGGGATCAAACCCCTTATATTTTGTCAGCGTAAGGAGATTTTGAGCCTGCGTGAATAAACGTAGATTCTTAATATATCCCTTTTTTATAATAAAAGGTGGTAGATCGTAAGATAATGCAACATTCTTTAATCGTATAAAGGATGCGTCAACCCAAGCTCGATCGCTGGATGAAATCCTATAATATGCATCAACAGCTTCATTAAACCCTTGTTGACTAAATTTTTGTATGCTCTTTTTATCTCCTATATTCCTCCAGTTATTGTAGTTTTCCACTAATTGATTTTTAGGTACCCCAGGATTCAAAAAAATCAGGTTGTGCAGCGGATTATATCCTAATTGCTTCGTGACCTGGACAAAAAAATCAACTCTAAAAGAACTGTAGCTAATGCTATTCGATAACCCTCCTTGAAACTTCGGAGCAATGTTGACCTTCTTAGAATAGGCAAATGCATCTGCTTCGGTAGTTATGGTACCAGCTTTTGTGAGAAATTGATACAGCCCGGTTGCGGGATCAACTCCTTTAAACTCGTATGCCCCAACAAAACCATTGAACGGTTTTCCTATCGGACTTTCTCCTCTTTCTGAATAATACAGCAAAGAAGGTGAATTCATAACAAAACTCTCAGGAATAGCTAAAAGCCTATTACCTAACATCCCGAATGTCAAAGAAGAATTCCAATTAAATTTTGGTGTCTTAATATTTACACTATTAATTATAAGTTCGTAACCACTATTTCGAATTGTAGCCAACTGATTTTCAACAACAGACAGTCCTCCGGCAGTGAATGGCAATGTCCTACCGCCCAACTGACTGGATGATTTGTGTCGGAAATAAGTAGCATTAATTATAAATTTATCTTTGAACAAACCTAATTCGATCCCGACCTCAGCTTTACGAATGCTTTCCCAGTGATAATCAGGATTTGTAACCCCCATAGTTAATAACGGTCTTAATCCCTGGTATAGAACATTGTTCATAGTGGTATATTGTTCAACATATTTGTAATCTCCTATCCCATCATTTCCACTGCTTCCCAAGCTCGCCCGAATTTTTCCAAAACTTAAAATGGAACTTGCTGACTTAAAAAAACTTTCATTACTAAAAATCCATGCCGTACCGACCGACGCAAAATTTCCGAACTGATTACCGGGTCCGAATCGGCTGCTGCCGTCTCTTCTCGTGCTGACATTTAGGAGGTATCTATTTTGCAGTATATAATTTGCCCTGCTGTATACGCCAAAATATTTGTACTGAGAGCTTCTATTTATTGCATTAGTTGAAAATGCGGCGCCTAAGCTATTTAAGAGTGCATCATTCGTATATCCTGATCCATTTATCCATTCATTTTCGACGTTCTGGCTTTGCAGTGTGGCACCGACCAAAATATCCAACTTTGACCCTTTAAAAACTTTAGAGTAATTCACTTGTGGATCCACATTCAATGATGTTGCTAGGCTATTTGTGAAATTTGATTGTCCAGTAACATATTCCCAAATACCCGGGTCTTGCGCAGCTATCGTTTCAAAATATTTGCTATTTGTTCGAACCTCGTTGAAACCAATAGTAGCTTTAACTTTTAGCTCAGAAGTCGCTTGATACCCAATATCAACCGTTGAACGCAAGTTGTTGGCTTTTGAACTATTAGGATTCAACATTCCAGCATACGGATTAGCCCACGAAGCCAGTCCAGTCAGAGGATCAGTCTCCCAGTTTAATCCGCCCCTTTTATTGAAAATGTCAGGAGCATTTGGAGGCAATGTTAGTGCTGTAACAACCGATGTTTGTATTGGAGTCTTTGACTTATTACTGCTATACCCTCCATTTAAGTTGAACTGAAATTTTCCGCCTCTTGATTTTCCAGAAATGCTAATGTTTCCCGTTCCAGTTTGCCAATTCGAATCTCCAGGAAAGACAAAACCCTGCGTATTGTATCCACCACTTAAGAAGTATTGAATCATTGACGTCCCCCCAGAAATAGATCCCTGAAAATTATAGGTTCGAGCACTTTTTCCTAGAAGCTCCTCTTGCCAATCAGTATATTTCTTTTGATCCCATAGTGATAAGTCTACAGCATACCCAGGTTCATAGGGGTTAGTCGTTTGGATCTCAACACCGTCGTTTTTAAATGCTTCTCTTCTCATTTCCAAATACTGCGCAGTATTGAGTAATGGTATTTTCTTTACAACGGAAGATAATCCAAATTGGCCATTCATATTTATCTTTGTCTCTCCTGGATTTCCTTTTCTGGTTGTGATTAGGATTACCCCATTTCCACCTCTCGATCCATATATAGAAGTCGCATCAGCATCTTTGAGTATGTCGACTGATTCAATATCACTAAGATTTAACAATGAAAGTGAGGATAAAGCACCTCCCGAAAATAGATTATAATAGCCCGGGTCAACATTGTTTGAAAGCGGTACGCCATCAACTATTATCAGTGGCTCACTTGATGTCCCCATTAGACTACTCTGACCTCTTAGTTGAGTCTTTAAAGGCGCACCTGGAAGTCCGCTTGTAGGAGTGACTGACAAGTTAGGAATACGTCCTATTAATGCGCTTAAGGGATTATCCACCGGATTTAATAATAAATCATCTCCTTTTATGGTAGAAATATTTCCTGTGCTTAGCCTTCTAGAGGTCTTACCGTAGGCCATAATTTGTATTTCGTCCAGTTTAGAACTACTTAGCTTCAACTGCACGTACACAAAATCCTTTTTTACTTTTTGTTCCTTTGGAACATAACCCAAGAAAGAAACAACCAATACTGCATCTTCCTTTACATTCTTTATATAAAAATCGCCGTTCGCCAAAGTATGAGTACCTTTTCCACCCTTCACACTTACCGTCGCTCCTGCTAGGCCGTTGCCTAAGGAATCCACCACTTTACCTCGTACGTCAATCGCTTGAAATCGGGCGATGATCCGGTCTATGACGGATTCTTCTTTGGGTTTGAGGCTGATGTTTTTGTCGTCGAGGCTGTATTCCAGGTTTTGGCTGTTGCTGATGACGTCGAGGACTTTGTTGAGTTCGGTGTTTCTGAAGTTGACGTCGAGTTTGGCTTCTTTGTTTACTTTGTTTTCGGCGTATACTACGTAATAGCCGGTTTGTTTCCTGATCTCGCTGAAGATCTCTTCGAGTGTTGCGCCTTTTTTGCTGTAGGTGATTTTCTGGGCAAATCCGGCGGCGCTTACCTGCATCAGGCAGGCGGTCATTATGATGATGATGAGTTTCATAATGAGTAATATTTTGGGCGGCAGCCATGCTTGTGACAGCCGCAAGTTAAAAGCAGTTTTTTTCATACTTTTACTTTGGGTTTAAGTTTAATCGATAAATGGTTCGCACAATTGTTTTTGGGTTTGCTTAGGCCCGCCCGCCGGGTGGTGTTCCCGCACCATTCGGCTTCTTGTTCCTGATACCCCTTTCTGCTTCTGCTAACTTCGCTGTCGTAAATGTCTTTTCATGTTTTTTTGGTTAGTTTGGTTTATATTCTGTTTATGGTTTGATTCTATATTTGTTGTTTAACTTTCTCTGGCTTATTCTTTAACTAGTATGGTTTTCCCTTTAATCTCAAAGCGCACAGCGCCGGTGTTTTCCAGGGTTTTGAGCATACGGCTCACATTGTCGTTTCTGGATACCGCACCTCCTATCGGTACCTTTTTCAGGCTTTCTTTCTCGTAGCTTACGCTTACGTTATACCACCTGGCTATCTGCCGCATCACTTCCTCCAGCGGGGTGTTGTTGTACGCAAAGCTTCCGTTCTTCCAGGCTACCGCCTCTTCGGTGTTCACCTCCGCTACGCGCAGGTTTTGGTTGGGGGTTAGCATGGCCTGCTGACCAGGCTTTAACAGTACTTCGCGCATGGCCAGGGCCTGCTTGCTCAGGCCCGGTAATGACACGGGTACTGCAGCCCACGGCATCACTTTAACACTTCCCTCCAGGAGGGTCGTCTTAATATTCGCCTCATCGGCATAGCCGTTAATGTTGAAATGGGTACCCAATACCTCTACCCTTTGGGCTATTCTATCATCCAATTTTTTGACGTTTACTACAAAGGGTTGCTTTTTGTTCCTAAAAACTTCAAAGTAGGCTTCGCCACTTAATCGAACTTCCCGCGCGACTAACCCATCGAAGGAGCCGGGAAATTCGATTTTCGAAGCAGCGTTAAGCCATACCTTCGTTCCATCCGGTAAGGTAATGTGGTAAGTTTGTCCGCGAGCGGTAGCGGCCGTCATCTCGAGCGCAGCGAGAGATCCCTTGTCCAGGAGATCCCTCCCTTCGGTTCGGGATGACGATTGGCCGGTTCGGGATGACGAGTCCATAACCGACGTACCGTCGGTATAAGTAATGCCATTGCCAATCACCACACCTTCTTTGGCTTCACTTAGTGCGATCGTCTTCCCGTTCGCCAGAGTAATCGTTGCGCCAAAGGTTCCGGGTTTGATGTCCGTGGCATAGTTATGCTCGGTGTTGTTACTGGTCTTGCTTGTATCTCTATAATTAAAAAACCACAACCCGAATATTATGGCCGCTACCGCAGCTGCCGATACTGCAATGCGCGGCCACAATCGGGTTATACGAGGTTCTTTATTTGAATTCAGATAACTTTCATTCAAACGCATCAGAATCGCTTCTTTCCGCGCCTGCAATTGCTCATCACTAATGCTGCTGCGCTCCTCTTCCGGAAGGCTCAGGTACCAGCCATCAAGGATCGCCTCATCCTCGGGG
Coding sequences within it:
- a CDS encoding sugar-binding domain-containing protein, producing MKVLTKALLALAMPFCIQSDSQAQNWKPMTISIPTRWTKQVNAESPLPEYPRPQLVRKRWQNLNGIWEYAITAKNAEKPMKYVNKILVPYPIESSLSGVQRFLKPDEALWYKRNISKPKLKPKERVMLNFGAVDFEATIYLNGKEIGKHVGGYQSFSFDVTSALTSDDNELVIKVWDPSDQGPSNPHGKQALKPQGIMYTSSSGIWQTVWLETVPDKYVESLKITPDVERGVLNIVVNSNSSENVSIRVFDTTKEVALMPRNDANKMIEIPIKNAKLWSPDDPFLYELEITLGEDKVKSYFGMRKVEIKKDPKGIDRIYLNGKYTYNLGTLDQGFWPDGLYTAPTDEALAFDIMANKAMGFNTIRKHIKVEPARWYYHADKLGMLVWQDMVNPGFITAGQKAQFEKEVRKNVAQLYNHPSIITWVLFNEKWGQYDQERLTKELKILDPTRLVNGHSGEMLYVNDKLKSPSPNAWVGADMTDVHAYPNPGHIKFEKGKAAVLGEFGGIGVPIEGHLWDDLKAGWGYDGVVTPAILQKQYANMVDSLRKFEAQGLTASIYTQPFDVETEQNGLITYDREVIKLPIDKIREIHSTLWPITKNFKGATKGFSAIVAIPTNTDYNVRLDEYNKGKRDMSFLRNLCLMAKSQKDTVNARNIANHYINSLDSSEYESKINFIEQFTNSISDPGFLIIRKWLSKNLGSTQFAAISHKFQNILFKDLIITYLGDSPNWEEIEKLITSSKPLDCEVIRSMCVDYYLRRLAPGQLIVLRNLIDAATMYDEAYNKGRYNAWAWEIFNSAKEKYALEKALIWAKKGIDTEHDPIDKAAATDTFANLLYKLGRTSEALLWQEKAVAGNPDAEDIKMNYERMKAGAKTWPEVE
- a CDS encoding alpha/beta hydrolase family protein, encoding MKIYFIVLFCLSIQVSLGQKRKLDNNSHHDWQKLAGYGISDNGKYIWNYITNDKSGSIFNIVDNNGRILKTIPNAMPFYPESFLGSGNDVAFKVGIDKIGTYGILDGRIRIFKNVKNSALTDDNLILIQNKNDSIILVSTDRVEKYICKANAFWISRNSTIFLQYKDSLIHYDLKTGFRRVVYTGKLSAVKPDPRTAGVAFVGEHTGVKAIFFYDRGLPSAKMLCDEKDPSLDGKYKFIDNEFQFSPDGSYLFFTVAAESKPAYYRQIISADSDITTSSVNIWSYKYEFIKYSQPKYEKFDDKFVAAISTHGGKQLQIVNEDGFEQRGVIGDDCVLLRKATNWTEAYYDVRKTPVYKLYNYRTGILKEFVPNVPELRSAVWEISPTGKFVIGTDTTRRDFYTYDIARDKLANTTKNIDLNSDVCQVVGISKRYRFYDRIFWTKNDKYFLIYDKFDIWQIDPEGKSEPINLTNGYGRKVGLKFLLANFGTNSVTYVDGSEIVMSCTNLKNMYNGLSTTQLSKRKDPEIHFCDNNLYAEDIVNFPVLKARKRDIYIFTKQSASTSPNLLISKGLGIPRIITSICPEQKYNWLSSELITYTMNNGETNKAIVYKPEVFDPDKTYPIIFHYYQTRHQELNLFKPPLLSEGDLQIPWYVSNGYIVVVPDILNERLGDIKLGTLRSVLGAVDYLKTNKWFDINNMGLQGHSFGGYETNLIVANSDIFKAAQASAGVSDVISHFGSLAFGLSAQNTYNERGQANFGASLWDWQSMYMANSPVLQANRIVTPLLLMHNKGDDNVPFPQAIEMFTALRRLMKPVWLLEYEGEGHILTSEKNNLDFTIRQQQFFDHYLKGSEAPGWMTQDLPSKYKPISLVSQ
- a CDS encoding RagB/SusD family nutrient uptake outer membrane protein — protein: MKKNHLLHIKLFLMVGFFATVMGCKKFIEIDPPIDSSSKALVFENESLAISTMTGLYATITTNPRLGGGSPSVNSSLSVQSGYLADELISFSDLFLYRNDLNTMPFDIWSTVYKDFIFPVNSIIEGLENTESLNSETRNILLGEAKFARSFAYFYLVNFYGDVPLVLTTNYKINSNIPRTDKKIVYKQIINDLNSADELLKDQYLDARLRISSIPERIRPNRGAVQALLARIYLYSEDWNRAEVAATKVLENSGLYELTPLNDVFLKNSREAIWQLQPNLLNNNGTNTSDALLYLTSTRFLAAASSFLMSSFESGDQRKSQWITNRTNLGTTYQVPYKYKVGRGNSTQEQSEYLMVLRLSEQYLIRAEARAHNNNLFGINSAESDLNMIRNRAGLSNFSGSTQKQILDAIYHERQVELFCEWGHRWLDLKRTGIIDSVMTEVAPVKGGTWAGYKALAPIPYYEFLYNPSLRGHQNPGYKEQI
- a CDS encoding SusC/RagA family TonB-linked outer membrane protein, which translates into the protein MKKTAFNLRLSQAWLPPKILLIMKLIIIIMTACLMQVSAAGFAQKITYSKKGATLEEIFSEIRKQTGYYVVYAENKVNKEAKLDVNFRNTELNKVLDVISNSQNLEYSLDDKNISLKPKEESVIDRIIARFQAIDVRGKVVDSLGNGLAGATVSVKGGKGTHTLANGDFYIKNVKEDAVLVVSFLGYVPKEQKVKKDFVYVQLKLSSSKLDEIQIMAYGKTSRRLSTGNISTIKGDDLLLNPVDNPLSALIGRIPNLSVTPTSGLPGAPLKTQLRGQSSLMGTSSEPLIIVDGVPLSNNVDPGYYNLFSGGALSSLSLLNLSDIESVDILKDADATSIYGSRGGNGVILITTRKGNPGETKINMNGQFGLSSVVKKIPLLNTAQYLEMRREAFKNDGVEIQTTNPYEPGYAVDLSLWDQKKYTDWQEELLGKSARTYNFQGSISGGTSMIQYFLSGGYNTQGFVFPGDSNWQTGTGNISISGKSRGGKFQFNLNGGYSSNKSKTPIQTSVVTALTLPPNAPDIFNKRGGLNWETDPLTGLASWANPYAGMLNPNSSKANNLRSTVDIGYQATSELKVKATIGFNEVRTNSKYFETIAAQDPGIWEYVTGQSNFTNSLATSLNVDPQVNYSKVFKGSKLDILVGATLQSQNVENEWINGSGYTNDALLNSLGAAFSTNAINRSSQYKYFGVYSRANYILQNRYLLNVSTRRDGSSRFGPGNQFGNFASVGTAWIFSNESFFKSASSILSFGKIRASLGSSGNDGIGDYKYVEQYTTMNNVLYQGLRPLLTMGVTNPDYHWESIRKAEVGIELGLFKDKFIINATYFRHKSSSQLGGRTLPFTAGGLSVVENQLATIRNSGYELIINSVNIKTPKFNWNSSLTFGMLGNRLLAIPESFVMNSPSLLYYSERGESPIGKPFNGFVGAYEFKGVDPATGLYQFLTKAGTITTEADAFAYSKKVNIAPKFQGGLSNSISYSSFRVDFFVQVTKQLGYNPLHNLIFLNPGVPKNQLVENYNNWRNIGDKKSIQKFSQQGFNEAVDAYYRISSSDRAWVDASFIRLKNVALSYDLPPFIIKKGYIKNLRLFTQAQNLLTLTKYKGFDPETQDVASLPPLRTLSFGLSLGL